Within Dysosmobacter sp. Marseille-Q4140, the genomic segment ATGCTGTCACAGTTATATCATCTAGGTTGTGGCTCCGCGGGGGTATTAAGAACGATGCTGTTGAATGTCGAATCCATAGTCTTTCCCTTCTTCGCAGAGTTTTATGTAAAAAGAGTTATTCCCAATGGATACCCGATTAGCACAGCTATAAGCCAGCCGAGAGTGGCAAAAAACAACCCCTCGCTTAGTTGCTTTTGCTCCAGCCACCGGTCCAGCCACTCTGACAGCGTCATTCTGCTCTCCTCCGTCAGGTCCACTCCCTGATAGGCGTCGATGTTCTGCCGGAGTTTGGTGGTCAATTCCTTTTGGGTATCTGCGTAGACATAGCGGAAGATGGAATCACCGTTTTCCTTGTGGCCCACCACGATGCGGCCCTCCCACCGGCCGTCCTCCCGTTTACGAACCATGCCGTCGCCGGATGGTCTTCGCTTTGCCATTTCCGTCACCTCCGAGATTTTTATCTTTGATTTGCGATGCAATTTTTGGGTGGCTCACTTGATAGGCGGATATTTGTGAGGCTCCGCTACCCATTGATACACCACGGCCCCACAGCGGCGGCAGATCAGATACCGAAGCCGGCTGCCCAGGAGTCCGTGTTTCTTGTAGGTCACAAGCGCCTCGCCGTGCTGCCAGCCCAGGCCCAGATCGTCGCTCCCGCAGTATTGGCACCGCTGGACTGGCATCAGTCTTGCCACTCATCGCCCTCCTCCCAAGCCCCACGTACCCGCTGCTCCAGCGAGACACGGCCGTTGGTCTTTTTCACATTTTGCACGCTCTCCGATCTCCGGCGGCGGAGATCCTCGTCGCTGAATTGATAGGCGTCGGCGAGGATACCGGCCACCATGTCCTGCTCCACCGCCTGCCGGAAGGCCAGGGAGGACAGCCGCTCCTCCAGTTGTCCCAGCCGCCCGTCCAGGTAAGACTTGATGGAGGTGGGGAGGAACAAACCAGCGTAGTTGGCGCTGAGGTAGTCCAGGTAAAAGTCCACCGCCCGCTCGACGAAGGCGGTCATGCTCCGGCTTCCGTCCTCCTGATACCGGCGCTCCAGGATGGCTTTCTTCTCTGGGGTGAGATAGAAAGCAAATCTCTCTTTTTTGCCCATAAACTGCTCCTTTCCGGGGCATGACCCCTATTTTTTCGTTATGGCAGTAGGAGTTCGGGGATTGTGACCACAAACGTGATCCCCGCCGCCTGTTTTTGACCCCACTTTTGATACACCCAAAACTCCCGTAACTGCCCGCACTGCGGGCAGTTGTGACCGGCCGAAGGCGCCACCGGCGACCCCGGCGTTTATCCTGCTATACTTTCAACCGGTAGGTTCCGCTCCAAAAGGGCCGGAAGCCTTGTACCGCAACGCCTCCCACAACCGGCCCACACTGGACTGAAACCCGCCGAGAGGGGCAGGGACTCTGCCCCTCCCGCAATCGGGGCACACAGTGGCCCACAGGCGGTCACGTTGGGCTTTCCCGCGCCCGCAGGAGTTTCGCCACTCGCTGGCGTTCTGTGGCTAACTCCAATTCCGCCAGTTGGCGGTCGTAGTGCTGGTCAATCACCTCTCCGATAGGCCGGAGAGTAAACAGCAGATTTCCGATGCGCCTGCCGCTGGACTTGGTAATGACCTCGGTGGGTTCGGTGGTGATGAGACCACGCTCCTCCAGTTGACGGATGTACTTGCGGACAATATTTTCACTCATGCCCACTGCTTCGCCGATGGTTTTGATGCTGGGCCAGCACTGATGCGTCTTTCGATTTTCGCACCGTTTCAGGAAACTGTACACCGCCAGCTCGCCATAGTCCAGTCCCAGCTGGAACAACTCGTTGGGCAGGAAGAAACCGTCCCGATAATTTCCGTACTTCATGTGCCGCCTCCTGTGTGTTCCTTCACCCACTGGATGAACTGCTCCTTGGGTACCACCATCCTGTTGCCGATGCGCAGTACCGGGAAGCCCGGCTCGTGCATCAGTTCATATCCGCTGGACGGTGAGACGCCCAATACCTTCGCCACTGTTTTTGAGTTGAGAAACAGCGGCAGCTCCTCATAATTTTTGTAGGCAGACTCTTTCATTTTGATTACCCCCTCTACTACTTTACCCGAGGACATTTCTGAAGTGACATAGAATTGACACACCTGTGCTTCTTTTAACCCCCTCACTATGTATTGGGGAAATAATATCCTTTTGACATATTTCTGACAGAAAAGCGGAGCGCCTGCTTGGTCAGCAGACGCTCCGCTCAGTGTTGGGTCGATTCAGTTTTGCGCCGGTTTCCGCAGACGGCATTTTCCATCTGCTTCGTCCCGCTCCTTCAGCAGACGAGCCAGGGCAGAGAAAAACTTCTTTTGCAGATAGTCCACGCTGCCCCGGTTGAGCTGATGGGCCTCTGCGTACTTGCGGATGGACAGGCCGTCTACAAACCGCTCCCGGAAATAGTCCCGGTATTCTGACAGGATGGTTTTCAGAGCGTTGTCCAGAAACTGCAGATCCTCTTTCAGCTTGGCGAAATCACTTCGTGTGATGGCCGCATATCTTTTTTCTTTCACGCAAAGGTGGTATTTGTTCCAGTCGAAGGTGTAGTTCTCGCAGAGTTCCTTGGCGTATGCGTGGTAGGTGAGAGACTGCTGATACTCTCGGGAGTCGTATTCTTCATCCAACTGCCGCCGATGCCGTTTGCGCACCGGCCCCCGGAAGCCCTCATCTTCCAGTCTTTCGATGGCAGCCGCTGAGATCTTCATGTTTATCTGCCGCTTGTACTTGGCCTTCCGCTCTCCATCCACTTTTACGAAGGCGCAGAAGGATTTTTTGCTGGAGGTGCAGTACCTGGGGACATCCGCGAAAGGATAGGAAGTCCAGATGACGGTCTCCTCTCCGGTGTCGGCATCGGTGGCCGTGGAAATCACATAGACCACCTTGCCATCGTACCGCCGGTAGTACCCAGCACAGATCCGCCTGCCCGCCATTGCCGTACCTCCATTCTTTTTCTGCCTTCAGTATAGCGAAGCGCGGGCTTTCTGTAAATGGTGGAGGTTTTTCTTTGTTTTATTCCCCAGCAGGATTTGAGGGCGCTTGTCTGTTATAGGCGATTTATTATTTAGTAAAATTTTAGTAAAATTTATTGACTTCGACAGCATCAGAAATATAATGGGTTTAGAACGACATAAAAGGGGGAACTTCATGGCAACAATTAAAGATGTAGCCCAGGCCGCCCAGGTCTCGGCTGCCGCGGTTTCCCGAGTTCTAAATAAGGATGACAATATCTCTGTCACGCCGGAGGTGCGGGCCCGGATTTTTCAGGCGGCTCACGCCCTGGGCTATGTGTCCCCACGGCAGCGGAAGGCGGCGGAGCACAAGACTCATCTGGTCATCGGGGTGGCGGACTGGCGAATCATACGCCCGGATCGGCCCAATGTGCGGCTGTCCTCTCTGTCCTGCCTGGTGCAGATGATGACGGACCAGTATGAGGTCTCCTTTGTGCGGCTGACCTTTGGGGAGCCCCAGAAAGTGGACGGCATCATTGCCCTGGGTGTGTTCAGCGAGAAAGAGATCGACTTTCTCCGCTCTCTGTCCTTTGCTATCGTTTTCGTGAACTCCAATCAGCACAACTATGAGTTCGACCAAGTGCAGGTGGACTTTGACCGGGGTCAGGAGCAGATGGTGTCCTATCT encodes:
- a CDS encoding helix-turn-helix domain-containing protein; the encoded protein is MKESAYKNYEELPLFLNSKTVAKVLGVSPSSGYELMHEPGFPVLRIGNRMVVPKEQFIQWVKEHTGGGT
- a CDS encoding LacI family DNA-binding transcriptional regulator, with amino-acid sequence MATIKDVAQAAQVSAAAVSRVLNKDDNISVTPEVRARIFQAAHALGYVSPRQRKAAEHKTHLVIGVADWRIIRPDRPNVRLSSLSCLVQMMTDQYEVSFVRLTFGEPQKVDGIIALGVFSEKEIDFLRSLSFAIVFVNSNQHNYEFDQVQVDFDRGQEQMVSYLLDQKRYTGLGYIGGIYDGPNGRIGAHRLAAIQRILEERGQYDPRTFHVGEISRESGYALAKKAVEEHALAEAILLGSDEVAEGALEAFRELGIRVPKDVAVIIYQDIQTLESKWPTGTCLEMFPDYVWENALELLFGRISQRRSQAVTVTVPTHLKIGDTA
- a CDS encoding helix-turn-helix domain-containing protein, translating into MKYGNYRDGFFLPNELFQLGLDYGELAVYSFLKRCENRKTHQCWPSIKTIGEAVGMSENIVRKYIRQLEERGLITTEPTEVITKSSGRRIGNLLFTLRPIGEVIDQHYDRQLAELELATERQRVAKLLRARESPT